Proteins encoded together in one Musa acuminata AAA Group cultivar baxijiao chromosome BXJ3-6, Cavendish_Baxijiao_AAA, whole genome shotgun sequence window:
- the LOC103986552 gene encoding phosphoglycerate kinase, chloroplastic, with the protein MASTAATSFSLLPTSSRRRSTTAAALLSGAVALRSPIRRLGFAGAAADPLLAAHVAAKIRSVAGRSGKGSRGVASMAKKSVGDLTAADLKGKKVFVRADLNVPLDENRNITDDTRIRAAVPTIKHLISNGAKVILSSHLGRPKGVTPKFSLNPIVPRLSELLGIKVEKADDCIGPEVEKLVNALPEGGVLLLENVRFYKEEEKNDPEFAKKLAALADLYVNDAFGTAHRAHASTEGVTKFLKPSVAGFLLQKELDYLVGAVSTPKRPFAAIVGGSKVSSKIGVIESLLEKCDILLLGGGMIFTFYKAQGFSVGSSLVEDDKLELASSLLAKAKAKGVSLLLPTDVIIADKFAADAESKVVPASEIPDGWMGLDIGPDSVKTFSDALDTTKTIIWNGPMGVFEFDKFAVGTESIAKKLAELSGKGVTTIIGGGDSVAAVEKVGVADVMSHISTGGGASLELLEGKELPGVVALDEAVAVAV; encoded by the exons ATGGCTTCCACCGCCGCCACCTCCTTCTCCCTCCTCCCGACCTCCTCCCGCAGGCGGTCGACGACGGCGGCGGCGCTACTCTCCGGCGCGGTAGCCCTCCGTTCGCCGATTCGGCGGCTGGGTTTCGCCGGGGCCGCGGCCGACCCGCTTCTGGCGGCTCACGTGGCGGCGAAGATCAGGTCCGTGGCCGGGAGGAGCGGGAAGGGGTCGCGCGGGGTGGCGTCCATGGCCAAGAAGAGCGTGGGGGACCTCACCGCCGCCGACCTCAAGGGGAAGAAGGTATTCGTCCGGGCGGATCTGAACGTTCCCCTCGACGAGAACCGCAACATCACCGACGACACCAGGATCCGGGCGGCCGTGCCCACCATCAAGCACTTGATCAGCAATGGGGCCAAAGTCATCCTCTCCAGTCATCTG GGACGCCCGAAGGGTGTCACACCAAAATTCAGTTTGAACCCAATTGTGCCTAGGCTTTCTGAACTACTTGGAATCAAG GTTGAGAAAGCAGATGATTGTATTGGACCAGAAGTTGAAAAATTGGTTAATGCACTACCTGAAGGTGGCGTTCTACTTCTTGAAAATGTTAGATTTtataaagaggaagagaaaaatgaTCCTGAATTCGCAAAGAAGCTTGCAGCACTAGCTGACCTTTATGTGAATGATGCTTTTGGAACGGCCCATAGAGCACATGCATCAACAGAGGGTGTCACCAAGTTCCTGAAGCCCTCCGTCGCTGGTTTTCTTTTGCAAAAG GAACTTGATTATCTTGTTGGTGCTGTTTCAACCCCCAAGAGACCATTTGCAGCTATTGTAGGTGGCTCAAAAGTATCATCTAAGATTGGGGTGATTGAATCACTGTTGGAGAAGTGTGATATCCTTCTTCTCGGTGGCGGGATGATATTCACATTTTACAAAGCACAAGGTTTCTCAGTGGGTTCTTCTTTGGTAGAAGACGACAAACTTGAGCTTGCATCATCACTTCTTGCAAAAGCCAAAGCGAAGGGTGTGTCTCTTTTGTTACCAACTGATGTCATTATTGCAGATAAATTTGCAGCTGATGCAGAGAGCAAG GTTGTGCCAGCGTCTGAAATCCCTGATGGTTGGATGGGGTTGGACATTGGACCGGATTCAGTTAAGACATTTAGTGATGCATTGGATACAACCAAGACCATTATTTGGAACGGTCCCATGGGAGTTTTTGAGTTTGACAAGTTTGCTGTGGGAACTGAG TCAATTGCAAAGAAGTTGGCAGAGCTCAGCGGGAAGGGGGTGACGACGATCATTGGAGGTGGAGACTCTGTTGCTGCAGTCGAGAAAGTTGGAGTTGCTGATGTGATGAGTCACatatcaactggtggtggagctaGCTTGGAGTTGTTGGAAGGCAAGGAGCTTCCAGGAGTTGTTGCTTTGGATGAAGCAGTTGCTGTAGCTGTATGA